Proteins found in one Cetobacterium somerae genomic segment:
- a CDS encoding sensor histidine kinase: protein MKRLNFKNKIMIWVLIINLIPLIFSYAIFFNEKIKNDENNITKNLLEAAKVVSSSNEIRKNLQLNYKGGEIEKKVDSLTDIFRDIDIIVVANIEGIKYSHLDKKQIGQKFVNPVQWNDIKRGEGYFSKMMGSMGITFRRFEPIYDVQNKEVIGFVMVGKYYTAISDMKKNTVLMLCLLFLEAFGLAFILAITFANGVRKSLFGLDPEEIGRLYVEERLIIDNLESGLIALNTKNEILKVNSVFSKKYGKLSPKLILEKVSIYLEKKENTARNIEVVIDNEYYYVKILPIYNLTEYYGTILLIKTKDDVSRYAREITGIDQLVDGMRANIHEFKNRLHVILGLINLEKIDMAKKYILEIQNLNEYDFKKFTKIKNSFLKAMLLGKDAICKERKIQFIVDSQSEVTTENKSPIIEDISTIIGNLIENSMDSFKEFNIKEKIIKIKIIETEDNIELEVWDNGEPIPQEYFSKIYERGFSTKGELRGVGLSIVKNKITLYKGTIEFEQNEQWKFFKVKVVK, encoded by the coding sequence ATGAAGAGATTAAATTTTAAAAATAAAATAATGATTTGGGTTTTAATAATAAATTTAATACCCCTGATTTTTTCATATGCAATATTTTTTAATGAAAAAATAAAAAATGATGAAAATAATATAACAAAAAATCTTTTGGAAGCAGCAAAAGTTGTTAGCAGTAGTAATGAAATAAGAAAAAATTTACAATTAAACTATAAAGGTGGTGAGATTGAAAAAAAAGTTGATTCTCTAACAGATATTTTTAGAGATATAGATATTATTGTAGTTGCAAATATAGAAGGGATAAAATATTCTCATTTAGATAAAAAGCAGATTGGACAAAAATTTGTAAATCCAGTCCAATGGAATGATATAAAAAGAGGTGAAGGATATTTTTCTAAAATGATGGGATCTATGGGGATTACCTTTAGACGATTTGAACCTATATATGATGTACAAAATAAAGAAGTTATAGGATTTGTAATGGTAGGGAAATATTATACTGCAATTTCAGATATGAAAAAAAATACTGTATTAATGTTATGCTTACTATTTTTAGAAGCTTTTGGATTAGCTTTTATATTAGCAATAACTTTTGCAAATGGTGTTAGAAAAAGTTTATTTGGCTTAGATCCTGAGGAGATTGGAAGACTATATGTTGAGGAACGATTGATAATAGACAATTTAGAATCTGGTTTAATCGCTTTAAACACAAAAAATGAGATACTTAAAGTGAATAGTGTTTTTTCTAAAAAATATGGAAAGTTATCACCTAAATTAATTTTAGAAAAAGTAAGTATCTATTTAGAAAAAAAAGAAAATACTGCTCGAAATATAGAGGTTGTTATTGATAATGAGTATTACTATGTAAAAATATTACCAATATATAATTTAACAGAGTACTACGGAACAATATTACTAATAAAGACAAAAGATGATGTAAGTAGGTATGCTAGAGAGATAACTGGAATAGATCAATTAGTTGATGGAATGAGAGCAAATATACATGAGTTTAAAAATAGGTTACATGTAATTTTAGGTCTTATAAATCTGGAAAAAATAGATATGGCAAAAAAATATATTTTAGAGATACAGAACTTAAATGAATATGATTTTAAAAAATTTACAAAAATTAAGAATTCTTTTTTAAAAGCTATGTTATTGGGAAAAGATGCAATTTGCAAAGAGAGAAAAATACAGTTTATAGTTGATTCTCAATCAGAGGTTACAACTGAAAATAAAAGTCCTATAATTGAAGATATAAGTACAATAATAGGTAATTTAATTGAAAATTCTATGGACTCATTTAAAGAATTTAATATTAAAGAAAAAATAATTAAAATAAAAATTATAGAAACTGAAGATAACATTGAACTTGAAGTTTGGGATAATGGTGAACCGATTCCACAAGAATATTTTTCAAAAATATATGAAAGAGGTTTTTCAACAAAAGGAGAGTTACGTGGTGTAGGATTAAGTATTGTAAAAAATAAAATAACATTATATAAGGGAACAATTGAATTTGAACAAAATGAACAATGGAAATTCTTTAAAGTAAAGGTGGTGAAGTAG
- a CDS encoding response regulator — MKKVLVVEDDPMVAMINMEYISKISQLEVVGHAVNKDEVFEYLKKFKVDLILMDIFLGGESGLEILKAIRGEGYTVDIIMITSANGSEEIKKALSLGCLDYLIKPFDFERFKCAIKKFHDKNMLFNEEKIGQEDLDKLNFIKKENLEILPKGLNEKTLNGIMNKIDSLEGKEFNIKEICELTEMSNVTIKKYLDYLEKIDYIKENITYGNIGRPQYVYKKL, encoded by the coding sequence TTGAAGAAAGTTTTAGTAGTAGAAGACGATCCAATGGTAGCTATGATAAATATGGAATACATATCAAAGATATCACAGTTAGAAGTAGTTGGACATGCAGTGAATAAAGATGAAGTATTCGAATATCTAAAAAAGTTTAAAGTTGATTTAATTTTAATGGATATTTTTTTAGGTGGTGAGAGTGGATTAGAAATTTTAAAAGCTATTAGAGGAGAGGGATATACGGTTGATATTATCATGATTACATCTGCTAATGGCAGCGAAGAGATAAAAAAAGCTTTGTCTTTAGGCTGTTTAGATTATTTAATAAAACCATTTGATTTTGAAAGATTTAAATGTGCTATTAAAAAATTTCATGATAAAAATATGCTTTTTAATGAAGAAAAAATAGGACAAGAAGATTTGGATAAACTAAACTTTATTAAAAAAGAAAATTTAGAAATTTTACCAAAGGGATTAAATGAAAAAACCTTAAATGGGATAATGAATAAAATAGATAGTTTAGAGGGAAAAGAATTTAATATTAAAGAAATTTGTGAGTTAACAGAAATGAGTAATGTAACCATAAAAAAGTATTTGGATTATTTAGAAAAAATAGATTATATAAAGGAAAATATAACTTATGGAAATATAGGTAGACCACAATATGTGTATAAAAAATTATAA